ATCCGATAGCCGGATCGGCCCGGCAAAAAATATTTTTTTCGCAACCCGCCAAAAACGACACGAAACGCTTGACAGAACGCAGAACGCTCGTGCTATCATGTTAGCGCATCGGCCGGACGTAACCGCCCGGTAAACCCCAACAAACCTGAAATGGCCCGGCTGGTGCAGAAAATTAGAACATATGAGCGTTTATTTACAAATGCATGGAGACGGCGAGGATCTCGATGAAGATCCGGCAGACCTTGGCGCGCCGTGCGAAAACGCGCCTGCGGATGACGACCCCCTCCCCGAATACACCCACTACCGGGACGAGGGCTGCGGTCTTTCCAACTCCTGCCTCAACTGCCCCTTTCCCCGGTGCGTCTACGAGGTGCGCGGCGGCATGCGGCGCTATGAGAAAGACAAAAGCGCCCGGGAGATCATCTTTCAGTACGGCCGCGGATTTAGCGCCAAGCAGATCGCCCGGATGCTGGATGAAAACCTGAGGACGGTCCAGCGGGTGATCAAGGAATTCAAACGTGACACTGACATCGATACCGAAAATGGAAGGGAGACATGGGATGAATAGTTTTGATTTCAATTCGGCCGCCAACGACAGGCGCCGGCGCTACCGTGAGCTGCTGGACTTTTATCACGGCCGTCATTGGGCGGGCACTCGCCGCGAAGAAAAGCGCCTGACATTCAATTACGCCGCGGCGGTGGTGGACAAACTGACCGCCTACCTGGTGGGCGGGCTTTCAGTGAAGGCCGTGTCCCATGATGCCTCGGCCGAAACGGTTTTGAAGGCTCAGCGATTGCTGGAAAAGACGGGCGTCGGCAACAATCTCGACCGGTTGGACTACGAGACGGAGATCGATGCCGCTGTGCTGGGTGACGGCTGCTACCGCCTCGGTTGGGATGCCGCCTCGGGGACGGTCCGAGTTACCTCGCCTGATATCGCCTCTGTCGACGTGGGATACGCCATCGATGGGGTCGCCGTCGAAAAGGTCACCCTGTCATACACCGTTTTCAAAGCTGTAGCGATTCAAGCCTGGGGCTTTAATGGTGGGACAGGCATCTTGCCTGCCGGCTCAACTATTCCCGGTGGGATCGGCATCCTGCCCGTCGATTCGGACAACGTCGATGTCGTCGAAACCTGGACCACCGCTGAATACCAGGTCGCCTGCAACGGCGAGGTCGTGACGGCCAGTCCGAACCCCTACGGCTTCATCCCGTTCATCGTCTTCCCCAACCTCCCCAAGCCAAAATCCCCGTGGGGCATTTCCGATCTTGAGCCGCTGGTCGAGGTACAGAGGGAACTGAACCGGTCTACTTCGCAGCTTTCACGCATCCTCGAGTTGTCCGGCAATCCCATTGCCGTGTTGGAGAACGTCGAATCGTCGCAGGATATCGCCGTCGCCCCCGGCGCGGTATGGCATATCCCGGAGGAAGCCAAAGCTTACCTGCTCGACCTATTGCAGGGTGGCGGAGCCCAGCTCCATTTGAATTACATCGACCTACTTTTCCGCATGCTGCACGACCTTTCGGAAATGCCGCGGGCGGCTTTCTGCGGTATGGGTCGGGACGTCTCCGGCGTGGCGCTGGAGCTTGAGCTTCAACCCCTCCTCCACCGCATCTGGCGCAAACGCCTCATCCGCACCGGCGTTTACCGCAGGCGAGCCGAGATGATGCTGGCGCTTTATGCCAAATACCTCGGCGAGAACTTTGACGGCGTCGGCATTGAGGTCACCTGGGCGCCGGTACTGCCGCGGGACATCGCCGCCACGGTAGCCTCGGAACAGACCCTCGTCCAGAGTGGCATTCACTCGCGAAAGCGGGCCATGGCAGGGCTAGGCATCGCCGACCCCGACAAGGAATTCGCCGATTGGCTGGCGGAACGGGAATCAATTTTGAAGATGAACCGGAGCAACAACCTGAAAGCGGGAGAGAGCGCGGTATAGGTGACGGCGAAGGCCATCAACACTCCAACTTCCCTTGCCCCGGGTGGGAGAGGGGAGCACATTCATATTAGTCAAGGAGAAACATGGAAACCGAACAGGAAATCACAACCGAATGTAGGGACACGGCGTGCCGTGTCCGGGAAAATGAAGCGGCGCCGACACCCGATACCGAGATAACAGCCAAGCTCATCGCCCGGGAGGCGGAGGTGGCGAAACTTTCTCAACAACTCGCCGAGAAAGATGATGTTATCGGGCGGCTGAACGCCAGCCTCAATGCTGCGGTTGCCGCCTATCGAGGAACAACTGTAACTCTGCACCGCGACCTGCCGGAAGAACTCATCGAAGGCGATAGCATTGCCGCCGTCGATGAATCTATCAAGAAAGCGATGTCGCTGGTCGCCCGGGTGAAATCTACGATGGCTACCACCGCCCCGCCCCTCGTCGCCGCAGGGAGGTCACGATCATCCGAGGGATTGTCCACGGTCGACAAGATCATGCTGGGTCTTTCCCATTGAAGACTGATAACGCTTTGGGTGGTGGTGCCCCGGTCTAGAGGTTCCAGCGAGCGGGGTTTGCGAGCTGGAACCTCTTAAAAAACCACCCCTTTCTACCGCGAGCATCGGAAGGGAAGGGGTAGGGGATAGGCACCGCATAATTAAAGCTGACAGCTGATAGCTGACAGCTCTGTAAAGGAGACAACTGAATATGGCAATCACATTAACCGAGGCAGCTAAATTATCCAACGACCTGCTGAAACAGGGCGTCATTGAGACCATCATCAAGGACTCCCCCGTTCTCCGCCGCCTGCCCTTCATCGAGATCACCGGCAACGGCTTGACCTACAACCAGGAGAAAACCCTGCCGGATATCGCCTTCTACGATGTCGGCGACACCTGGACGGAGAGCACGCCGACTTTCGAGCAGAAGACCGCAACTTTGAAGATCATGGGCGGCGACGCCGACGTGGACAACTTCTTGAAAACCACCCGCTCGAACGTCCAGGACCTGCAAACGGCGATCATCCAGCAGAAGGCCAAGGCGCTCAAGGACAAGTTCGAGCAGACTTTCATCTACGGCGATGAGAGCGGCAACGCCAAGGAGTTCGACGGCCTGCGCAAACTGATCGACACCACCACCGCCGGTGCCCAGGTCATCGCCATGGGCGCCGCCGGCGCCACCCTCACCCTGGACAAGCTCGATGAGCTGATCGACGCGGTAAAAGGCGGCAAGCCCGACCTGCTCATCATGAGCCGCCGCACACGGCGCAAGCTTAACTCGCTGCTGCGGGCATCGGGCGCTCTTCTCGAAACCGACCGGGACGCCTTCGGCAATTCCGTCCAGTACTGGAACGGCGTGGCTATCGGCGTCGATGACTGGATGCTGGATACCCACGTCGTAGCTTCGAGCGTTGAGACCGCCACCACCGGCGGCCTGTGCTCCACCATTTACGCCGTGCAGTTGGGTGAAGGGGCCCTTGCCGGCTTGTCCGCGCCGGGCATGGTCCAGGTGGAAAACGTAGGGGCGCTGGAGGACAAGGACGCCAGCCGGACTAGGGTGAAGTGGTACGCATCGTTGGCGCTGTTCTCGTCGGTCAAGGCTGCCGCACTGATAGGGGTGAAGGACTAGTGTTAAACCTCCCCGCCCGAACCCTCCCATTACTGTCTTTGCGAGGACTGCCTGACGGCAGTCCGTGGCAATCGTCCTCGAATAGTACACCTTCTCAACTCCTCTCCCCCAAGGGGAGAGGGTAGGGAGAGGGTGGTTCCCTGAAAACTGAAAACTGATGGCTGACAGCTGATAGCTGAAAGCTAAAAGGAGAAAAACAATGAACCTTACAGAAATGCGCGATATGGTCCGCCGCGACCTTAAAGACACCATACCTGCCAACTACCGCTGGACCGATGACACGCTCGACCGCCACCTCCGCCGCGCTGTTGCCGAGTACTCCTCGGCGGCGCCGCGGCAGATGAAGCAGACCTTCATCTCCACGTTCGGTTCGATGGACCTTGATATCTCATCGCTGGCCGACCGCACCTCGGTCATGGCGGTGGAATACCCCGTCGATCTGAAACCCCGGAAGTTCCGCCCTTTCACCGTCTGGGCTGACCGGCTGACCCTGGAGAACTGCGCTCCGCCGGACGGTGGCGAGATGGCCGTTTACTACGGCATGGCACACACCCTCGACGCCGCCGGCACGACGCTGCCTTCCCAGCATTTCGATCTCATCGCCACCGGCGCCGCATCCTATGCTGCCATCGAATGGGCAGCCTATGCCGTCAACCGGATCAACTCAGGCTCCAACGCGGCCTCGGACTATTTCCGCTGGGGCAAGGAGCGGATGGGCATCTTCCGCGATGAAATCCGGCGGCTGGCGCGGAAGAACTCCTTCCGCAGCGGCAAATTCTTCAAGCCGGTCGAAACGTACATCTGCCCGGCGGAGACGGATTTCTGGAAATAACAAGGAGATTTATGGATTTCTATCGTTTACTCTGGTCTCATCTCGGAGGCCGACCATGGACATATATCCTGCGCGACCTATGGCACAGGTTCGAATGGCTGTGGATCATCGGACTGCTGCTCAGCGGCTATCTTATCGGCCGGAACGGCTTCGACGAACTGTTGGGCTGGCTCATCGCCTTCAACCTCGGCTACGTCGCCGGACACCTTTTCTGGGGCAAGGACTACGTCCCCGGCCAGAAAGCCGATGCCGAATAAAAATCTCGATAAACGTAGCCGTTCGTGGTGAGCTTGTCGAATCCATGAACGACGGTAAGGCCGAAATCTTGTTCACCCTTCGACAGGCTCAGGGCGAACGGAGTTGGTAGAGATGATTATTGGTTGTTTTTTATTCAGAGGAGAAACCGATGCATGAATTGTCACCCTCACTCCTCGCCGCCCAGCAATCGCCCAGCCGGGAGGGATTCGTTTCATTCGTTTTACACAAGCATCCCGCCTGGAAAATACTCTGCACCGGAACCGAAGAAGACTGCCTACACGCCGCGACTTTTGCCGGCGACGGCTCAATCATTCGAGCGAGATTGGGTAACGTGGCCGACTCCCGCAAACTCTACTTCCAGCGTATAGCCGCGCCGGATGAGACCAGCAACTTCTCCGTTTGGACGTACACCGGCGAGTACAATGCCGTAGCCATTGCCGTCGCCACCCTGGGCGCCGAAGTCTCCATCCTGTGGATCAAGAGTGATCGCTCGATTAGGCGCATCAAGTCCACGGACTACGGCGCAACCTTTGGTGCAGCCGAGCTTGTAGACTACTCGCCGACGACGTCCTGCGGCGGCTTGTCCATGGCCTATAAACCGAATGGCGACCTTGTGGTGTTCTACGCCGACCAGGCGACCCTCTATGTCAAAGAAGAGTTAGATAATGTATGGCAACCCAGGACCGCCTGGAACAAGACCACAGACGCTCTCACCGGCATTTCCTGCGCCTATGACGGCGATTTCAACCTGGTAATCACCGGTTGCGATACTTCCGGCAACTGTCGCCTCTGGTCTCTGGTCTACGGCGATGGATCGGCTCTCCCGGCTGGGACGTGGGGTGACCTCAAGGAGATCGCCACCTCACCCGCCGCCGAAGGTTTTGAGTTCTGCTCGGCGTTCCTCGATAAATCAGATGTCTACCACTGCGCCTACGTCGAGAAGTTCACCGGCGACGAGGCATATTCCCGCGTTTACCTGACTTCAACCGTTCCCGGCGCATCTTTCGACGCGTGTCTGTGGACGGAACCTCAGCCGATGGACATCACCGGAGATTACGGCGTATCCATTGCCCATTCCACAGATTCATCGTGGCTTTGTTCAGCCAACTCGGTGCGACGGGCTCCTGTCGATGCTTGCGAGATCGATTTGACCTCCACCCTCATCGCCGCTCGATACGATCTCACCGAGACCGGCGGCAAAGCTGTTATTGAACTGGACAACTCAAATCTAGGCCCGTCTCCCGCCGCCCCCGGCGATGAGGTCATCGTCAGCCCCGGCTACATCACCGACGACGGCGCCGAGACGAGCGAGGGACTGTCATTCACCATCAGCCGCATCGAGAGATCAAACGGCAAGATTCTCATCGAGGCTTCGGACGGCTGGCAGAAACTGAAGGGCTGGCGGGCTAAAAACCTTTTCCGCTGGAACGCATCTGCCTCGATAACCAGCATCAAGGACATCATCGCCTGGGTGGTGGGGAGGGTGGGGCTGCGGCTGGAAGTTGTCTTGGCCTCGGACACTATCGAGACACTCTGCCCGGACTTCTGCTTGAATCCCGGCGCTGATGGTTTTTCGGCGGTCCGGCGCCTGCTATCGATGGTCCCCGACCGGCTCTTCATCGAGGGTAGCGCAGCTTATCTCAAAAATCCGGTTGCCGATGAGGGTCCAGGCTACGCCTACGGCTCTGAACATGGATTCGCTGCTTGCCTGCTTGCTGAATCCAGTATTGTTTCCACCTGCGAGATCGCTACCCCGAACAACTGCGGCCAACAGCTCTATGACGTCATTGAGGTCACCGACGAGGCTTCCGGCCTCTCCGCCGCCCGCTACCGGGTGACTGGCATCGCCCTGGACTACCGGCCTATGAGCGGCAAATACAAGATGAAATTATCACTCTGTCTTTGCGAGGACTTGCCTTGAATAATATCCCCTCGCCCGCTTACGGCGGGAGAGGGCTAGGGTGAGGGTTTGCACAACCATGAAGACTGTCAACTGTTAACTGTCTACTGTCAACTAAGGAGAACAATGAATATCAAACAGGCGTTACTCAAAAGCTTCAATACCGCCACTTTCATCGCCACGGTCCAACTGGTCGGTTCATCCCAGGCTTACCTTGAAAATATCACGGTAGCCCGCAACATTCCGACGGCAGAAATGACCGCGGGGCGTGCGGTGGCTGTCCTTTTCTTCGATGAATTCAGGGCGAACGATGCGGTGGTGGCGGCGGTGTGGTAGTTTTTTAGATTATTGACATCAAGGATTACAATAAAGAAAAGAAGATGAAAATTGTCATTGGAATTCTACTAGGTTGGTTGGTGCTTGATATAGCACTGTTGTTTATTCACCCTTCTTTTCTTAATCAACAAATTTGGTTTTGGACGTTTCACCCTTCGATACCATCCACTGCTTTAGTTATCACGCTTTTAGTACGTGCCGGACGGCCGAAAAAAGTTACCTGAAATCTTTCTTATCTTGGTGTTGTGGAATTGACCCTGGTTTACAATAGAGATTAGAAGATGAAAATTGTCATCGGAATTCTACTGGCTTGGTTGGCTATCATTCTTATCATCGGATTTTCGGGTGTTCCTCTAAAAGCGGGATCCGCGTTTGCCGATATTTGGATGTATTTTGGGCAGCCTCTAATCCCGATCGTCGGTCTGGTTATAGCGGTTGCGGTGAGGGCGCTCCTAGAAAAAAAGTCCGCATAATCTTTTAGTTTAAAGCCACCACATCATTTCATTGGAACAAAGGTTAAAAAAAGATTGAATATGGATATGTTAATGAAACCCCGGGTTATAAGCATCGCCTCAATGGGTATTATTCTGTCCACGTTCGCCTGGGCCTTATTTTCCAATTTGCTAGGATTTAGTAGTGATATTATGGCCTTAACAACTGCGACAATCGGGGTTGGATTGATGGGGTTTGCTAGCTACAGATTGCCGATAAAACCCAAAGTCGAGTATGTAATAATTCTTATTCTCATTTTCACGCTCAGCTACTTTCTGCTGTTTCCAATTTTAGGAACCAATTTTGCCAAATTTATTTGATCAAATCGAGCGAGAAATCTTTTAAAGTGCACATATCCATGCAAGTATTAAAATTTATTTTGCTCCTGGTTTCTGCAAGACGTTGGTGATCAATTGAAAATATCTTCGGTCGTCCTAACCATACTTGGCTTGCTCTCTACATTTTTCTCGTGGGTTGTCGTTAGTTTCAGTGAAAACGACGGTGATATTACCGTCACTGTTCCCACTCCAAATATCTATTACGAGATCGCTTTGGTTGTGATTACCTTGTTGATCATTACGATAGCAATTGGACAATTATCCAAGAAAATGTATCTCTCCAAAATTCAACTAGTGTTTGGATTGTGCACTGGATTATTGACCTTTATTATGATCCAAGAAATCAATTCGCCCTATTTTTATTTAAGCGGACGTTTCCCTTTAGTCTATGCTTTACGTTCCGGTGGATTGTTGGTGTTTCTCGTTAGCTTAATTCAATTTTTAAATGCAAGACAGAAAGAACGAGCTTTGGAACAGGAATCAGGTAAACGATTATCCCCGTAAAATCTTATCCATTGCTCTTCCATTTGCTAACTCATCGACCAGCTTATCCAGATATCGAATCTCCCGCATCGTCGGTTCTTTAATATCCTCAACCCTGATGCCGCAGATCAGATCCTGTATAAGCGTGCGGTAGGGGTTGGGGTGGGGGAGTGATAAAGGAGATTGCTTTCTAAAAAGTATAAATGACACAAGATAAGGAAAATTGACATTAGCTGTATAATGGAAATAACCTGTTGTCTAAGTAAAAGGAGGTCGAAGTGTTCAGAAAAGCTCGTCTGGTTGCTCTCATTTCTTGCGTCCTGGCGGTGACACTCCTTTTACCCTCCTGTCAGCTTGCCGTCGATAAAACCACCACTTCGCCGCCCCCGGCGGACTCTTCCTTACCTCCGCCAACCACGACCAGCTCCGGCCCGCCGGCAGTAGGTTCCCCGGCGGGGGAATTAGCTCCTTTTGATTTGGGTTTAGTATCGAATATAGGGGGGAAGATCGCGGCCGGTATAGCCGGCCCCGCCGCCAGCGCCGCCTTTAGCTGGATAATGAAACAGGCGGGACTGGGCTACCTTATCGAGGACCAGACGACCCAGACTCTGAACCAGATTACCTCGCAGCTAAACCAGCTATCCACCCAGATCGCAGCTTTGCAGCAACAGCTTAATAATGTGGAATACGACACCGTGGCTGCCGAACTCCTGCCCATCGTGAGCAAGATCAAGTCCGCGCATTTGCTGATAGCTTCCCTGGCTGAAGGCAGGAAGGTACCAACCGGGACAACCCTACCTCCTACCCAAAAAACGCCTCTTACCGCGGGCGAGGAGCAGATGATCAAGGACATATTAAACTACATCGGTGGGCCGGACGGACTCTACGTCAACAGGACTGTGATTTCCGACGCCATGACTGGAGATTTGCTGTCGAGCGGCTTGATCGAGAAATGGAGTCGAGTGGTAGCCGGCAAACATCATTTTTTTAACAAGGCCGACTCCGATAACCAGCAGCGAATGTACGGCTACTGGTTAGCCCTTCAGGCGATCCAGGAAGAGTTGATAATCGAATACATGCACTACATGGACTATACGACCACCGCCATCGAGAACGAGTTCATCGAGTACAATAAGGCCAAGGCCGCTCAAAAGGCTAAAATTCCGTGGGAACTGCCGGACAAAGGTTGGCTGGTGGTTCCTTTGGTTCCTAACCCACCTTATATTCCCGCCGGAACCTGCATTATGATCGACGCCCGCACTTTCGCCACCAGGGGCAAGATGACTTACGCCGTAGCGGTCAATACCCTGGCTACTCTCAATAGCGCCGATATCACGCGGAACAACTGGGAGATTCCGGTGGGGGGTTACGATTATAGCCGGCTCGATGGAATTGTAAACGAACCCGGGAACTACCTGAAAGCGATGTTCTGGAACCCGTATCCCACGCTTAGCGTCAATCAATGGATGGTATCGCAGGGCTGGACTGAGATGCCGGTAGACATGTATACCGCGTTCAGCTTCTGGACGTCGGGCCCTCCCGACGTCCGGGTAGCGTATCTGTCTTCGGAGAACAGTGGCAAAGGCGGCGTGAAGGTCGTTGGCGCAGCAGGAGGTGTGGGCATCCCGGAATATACCGGAACACACTATCTCTTGCCGGTGCGCCTGCTGAATCAAAACGAGTTCTACTTTTGCACCTAGTCAGGGAATCCCGGCCTGATAGTTGACCGCCGCAGCTTCGCCTGCGGCGGTTCTTTTAAAGCCATGGTGCTGACTGTCTTTTGACCCGGCGATAAACGGGAAACACCGCGAGTCGCCGTTATTTCCACAAAATCTTCTCCATCGCTTTTCCCTTCGCCAGCTCATCGACCAGTTTGTCCAGATAGCGGATTTCCCGCATTATCGGTTCTTCGATATCCTCCACCCGGATACCGCAGATCAGGCCTTTAATCAGGGTTCGGGAGGGGTTGAGGCGAGGAGCCTTGGCAAAGAAGGTCTCAAGACTAGTGCCGTTTCCGAGTAACGCTTCCAGCTCCGCCTGGCTATAACCGGTCAACCAATGGATGATCTCATCGACTTCCGTCTTTGTCCGTCCCTTTCTCTCGGCCTTGGCAATGTAATGCGGATACACGTTGGCGACAGGCATGGTATAGAGATTGTGTTTGGCCATGGAGATCCCCCTTAATTATCAGGCTTTAATCTACCATGTCGACCGGCGGAGCAAAAGGTACGGGTCAGTTTGACGCAACTCGGGAGCCCGGTTAGAGTTAAACCGGATCCCATTAGGTTTACCGGAAATCATCGCTAGG
This is a stretch of genomic DNA from Dehalogenimonas etheniformans. It encodes these proteins:
- a CDS encoding DUF2200 domain-containing protein — its product is MAKHNLYTMPVANVYPHYIAKAERKGRTKTEVDEIIHWLTGYSQAELEALLGNGTSLETFFAKAPRLNPSRTLIKGLICGIRVEDIEEPIMREIRYLDKLVDELAKGKAMEKILWK
- a CDS encoding major capsid protein — translated: MAITLTEAAKLSNDLLKQGVIETIIKDSPVLRRLPFIEITGNGLTYNQEKTLPDIAFYDVGDTWTESTPTFEQKTATLKIMGGDADVDNFLKTTRSNVQDLQTAIIQQKAKALKDKFEQTFIYGDESGNAKEFDGLRKLIDTTTAGAQVIAMGAAGATLTLDKLDELIDAVKGGKPDLLIMSRRTRRKLNSLLRASGALLETDRDAFGNSVQYWNGVAIGVDDWMLDTHVVASSVETATTGGLCSTIYAVQLGEGALAGLSAPGMVQVENVGALEDKDASRTRVKWYASLALFSSVKAAALIGVKD
- a CDS encoding helix-turn-helix domain-containing protein; this translates as MHGDGEDLDEDPADLGAPCENAPADDDPLPEYTHYRDEGCGLSNSCLNCPFPRCVYEVRGGMRRYEKDKSAREIIFQYGRGFSAKQIARMLDENLRTVQRVIKEFKRDTDIDTENGRETWDE
- a CDS encoding phage portal protein, encoding MNSFDFNSAANDRRRRYRELLDFYHGRHWAGTRREEKRLTFNYAAAVVDKLTAYLVGGLSVKAVSHDASAETVLKAQRLLEKTGVGNNLDRLDYETEIDAAVLGDGCYRLGWDAASGTVRVTSPDIASVDVGYAIDGVAVEKVTLSYTVFKAVAIQAWGFNGGTGILPAGSTIPGGIGILPVDSDNVDVVETWTTAEYQVACNGEVVTASPNPYGFIPFIVFPNLPKPKSPWGISDLEPLVEVQRELNRSTSQLSRILELSGNPIAVLENVESSQDIAVAPGAVWHIPEEAKAYLLDLLQGGGAQLHLNYIDLLFRMLHDLSEMPRAAFCGMGRDVSGVALELELQPLLHRIWRKRLIRTGVYRRRAEMMLALYAKYLGENFDGVGIEVTWAPVLPRDIAATVASEQTLVQSGIHSRKRAMAGLGIADPDKEFADWLAERESILKMNRSNNLKAGESAV